A single Dasypus novemcinctus isolate mDasNov1 chromosome 4, mDasNov1.1.hap2, whole genome shotgun sequence DNA region contains:
- the CRYAA gene encoding alpha-crystallin A chain: MDVAIQHPWFKRALGPFYPGRLWDQFFGEGLFEYDLLPFLSSTVSPFYRQSLLRSALDSGISEVRSDRDRFVVLLDVRHFSPEDLAVKVQDGFVEIHGRHSERQDDHGYIAREFHRRYRLPPSVDQSALSCSLSADGMLTFSGPKAVEPGHGERPIPVSREEQAGSAPSS, encoded by the exons ATGGACGTGGCCATCCAGCACCCCTGGTTCAAACGTGCCCTGGGGCCCTTCTACCCCGGCCGGCTCTGGGACCAGTTTTTCGGCGAGGGCCTCTTCGAGTATGACCTGCTGCCCTTCCTGTCCTCCACCGTCAGCCCCTTCTACCGCCAGTCCCTGCTGCGCTCTGCGCTGGATTCGGGCATCTCTGAG GTCCGGTCCGACCGGGACAGGTTCGTGGTCCTCCTTGACGTGAGGCACTTCTCCCCGGAGGACCTGGCCGTGAAGGTGCAGGACGGCTTCGTGGAGATCCACGGCCGGCACAGCGAGCGGCAG GATGACCACGGCTACATCGCCCGCGAGTTCCACCGCCGCTACCGCCTGCCGCCCTCGGTGGACCAGTCGGCGCTCTCCTGCTCCCTGTCGGCCGACGGCATGCTGACCTTCTCGGGCCCCAAGGCCGTGGAGCCCGGCCACGGCGAGCGGCCCATCCCCGTGTCCCGGGAGGAGCAGGCCGGCTCAGCACCGTCGTCCTGA